Within the Musa acuminata AAA Group cultivar baxijiao chromosome BXJ2-9, Cavendish_Baxijiao_AAA, whole genome shotgun sequence genome, the region GGTCGATCTTTGTGAAGAAACCTATAATAACACAAGATGATCACCTTATCACGAAGCTCAAAATTAAACTTGAGTTCTATTTCTTTGGCAATAAAAACATCTTTtggaaacttttttttattttatatgccTTATATATATTTTCGATTAATGCCTCAATAATTACTCTATATATACCTTCTTTTGCCAGTAGTGACTCATATATATAACTGTAATTATcttcaatcattttcttttttccctACCCTTGTTACATCTTCTTTCCTAGTTTATGCTTTCTTTATTGTTGTTTTTTCTTGTTCTCCCACTCTCTCTCATCCCTGTTCTTTTCATAATAATTCTGTTTTCTCATCATCACATTTCTTTCCTCTCGTTAATTCACAGTACATACTATTGTCCTTCAACGCAAAAAGGTTTAACTTTTATCTTATAATCATCAagtttctccaattcattctatgaAGATGAGGAACTGTACAACGGTttctttgttataatttttttaacatattttaatatataaaataatttatacttCTAAAATCCGACGGTTTGACTGACTTAGTTGCTTGATGGTTGACCAGATAACTTTTTTTCGATAGGAAATGACAATTACGGTCATTGGATACGTGGCAACGTACTAACATTTCCTCTATATGGAGGCAATTCTTTTCTCGCGAGGGATCCGGGGGCTCGTCGCTTCCCAGTCACAGACAACGACACTACGACAACGCGTGCTTGTCAAAGTCCATCTCTGAGGACAATCTAAGAACAGCTGTCAAGCCCATCCACACCGTCACGTGGAGAGACCTTCCATTCGCTCACCCTGTAACACGCCACGAAGTTTTCCCCCACCCATCTAACCGTCAACCTTTCGCCTCACCCGGCCGTTTGTGATTATAGGAACGAACGAATGGGGGGGCCCGCATGCTTCCACGTCGAACGTGGACAGGCGGGCGACGTATTAATGGGGCATCGGTGTaatgcaaataaaaaaaaagagttgcGTGAGGATCGCGTCGTACCTGGTGAGGCCACCTGGTCGGTGGCAATCAGTCGGAGGAGGAGCCGCCCGATTTGGTGCACTATCATCACAAGCTGGCCGGCCAAACTCGAAAGGAAAGCCGGTCGGCGCCTTCCTCCGAAGCCGCTCCACCTCTGAAAACAACAGTATGATAGCCGCGTCCGCCACCCCGTGTCTCCAGCACAACGCCAACCCATAGATTGTTAATTAGAAGATAGAACCGCCCCCAAAAGCTTCTGCCATCTCCTCTCCTATATAACGCCCCCAACCCCATCCCGTCTTCCTCACTCTCATCACATCTTCCATTACCGacctcatcttctcctccatctcctCTGCCGTCACGCGCCATGGCATTAAGGTTTTTGTTGCTGGTTTCCTCCATGGTGGCCATTGCCTCGGCTGGCTTCCACCAGAACTTTGACATCACCTGGGGCGAGGGCCATGCCAAGTTCCTCGACAATGGCCAGCTCCTCACGCTCTCCCTCGACAAGGCCTCGGGCGCCGGCTTCCAGTCCAAGGATGAGTACCTCTTCGGCAAGATCGACATGCAGATCAAGCTCGTCCCCGGGAACTCCGCCGGCACTGTCACCGCCTACTACGTGAGTTCGCTGTGCATTTGATTCTCTCGTCTCTTCGTGGCTGTAGTTGTGGGAAGCTGATGTCTTGAGATATATGGTTCGTCCTTGCAGCTATCTTCCGAAGGACCGGCTCATGATGAGATCGACTTCGAGTTTCTGGGGAACCTCAGCGGAGACCCTTACACTCTGCACACCAATGTGTTCGCACAGGGGAAGGGGAACAGGGAGATGCAGTTCAAGCTCTGGTTTGATCCCACCAAGCAGTTCCACACCTACTCCATCCTCTGGAACCCAAGGCACATCATGTAAGTACTCGAGTTGTGTGTGCGTAAGTATGAACTTAACCACGAGCGGGGTAGAAATCGTATCTTACCATGGTTTTGTCGGTGATGGTTTCAGCTTCATGGTCGATGGAACTCCTATCAGAGACTTCAAGAACCTGGAATCGAGGGGCGTTGCCTTCCCCAAGAACCAACCCATGAGGATCTACTCCAGCCTCTGGAACGCCGATGATTGGGCCACCAGAGGCGGGCTCGTCAAGACCGACTGGACGAAGGCACCCTTCGTTGCCTCTTACAGAAACTTCAACGCCGACGCATGTGTTCCGGCTTCCGGTAGGTCACGCTGCGACTCCGCCAAAAGTGGCTGGTGGAACCAAGAGCTGGATTCCGCGAGCCATGCGAGGATGAGATGGGTGCAGAAGAACTACATGATCTACAACTACTGCAACGACGTCAAGCGGTTTCCTCAGGGCCTGCCTCCGGAGTGCTCCATAGCTTGAAGAGGATACCAGAAACACGACCAG harbors:
- the LOC135623026 gene encoding probable xyloglucan endotransglucosylase/hydrolase protein 23; the protein is MALRFLLLVSSMVAIASAGFHQNFDITWGEGHAKFLDNGQLLTLSLDKASGAGFQSKDEYLFGKIDMQIKLVPGNSAGTVTAYYLSSEGPAHDEIDFEFLGNLSGDPYTLHTNVFAQGKGNREMQFKLWFDPTKQFHTYSILWNPRHIIFMVDGTPIRDFKNLESRGVAFPKNQPMRIYSSLWNADDWATRGGLVKTDWTKAPFVASYRNFNADACVPASGRSRCDSAKSGWWNQELDSASHARMRWVQKNYMIYNYCNDVKRFPQGLPPECSIA